The nucleotide window GGTCACGATGTTCTACGAGAACTCGACGCGAACCCGGGTGTCCTTCGAGGTGGCCGGCAAGTGGATGAGCGCTGACGTGATCAACGTCAGCGCGACCGGGTCTTCGGTGAGTAAAGGCGAGTCGCTGCGGGATACCGCGTTGACGCTGCACGCGGCCGGGGCGGACGCGCTGATCATCCGACACTCGGCATCGGGCGCCGCGCGGCTACTGGCCGACTGGACTGCGAGTCCGTCCGGCGGCGGCCCATCGGTGATCAATGCCGGTGACGGCACCCACGAGCACCCAACCCAGGCGTTGCTGGACGCGCTGACCATCCGGCAGCGGCTCGGGGACATTGCCGGCCGGCGTGTGGTCATCGTCGGCGACATTCTGCATAGCCGGGTGGCGCGCTCCAACGTCATGCTGCTGGCCACGTTGGGTGCCGAGGTGGTGTTGGTGGCGCCGCCCACGTTGCTGCCGGTGGGTGTTGGCGATTGGCCGGTCACCGTCTCCCACGACTTCGACGCGGAGCTGCCGGCCGCCGACGCGGTGCTGATGTTGCGGGTCCAGGCCGAGCGGATGAATGGTGGCTTCTTCCCCTCGGTGCGTGAGTATTCGACTCGGTACGGGCTTTCCGATCGTCGCCAGGCGATGCTTCCCGGCCATGCAGTGGTGCTGCATCCCGGACCGATGCTGCGCGGGATGGAGATTGCATCATCGGTTGCCGACTCGTCGCAATCGGCGGTGCTGCAACAGGTTTCCAACGGGGTGCATGTTCGCATGGCGGTGTTGTTCCATGTCCTGGTTGGCACGGACTCGGCCGGGGAAGAAGGTGCGGCATGAGCGTGCTGCTGCGCGGCGTCCGGCTCTATGGTGAGGGACAACCGGTCGACGTGCTGGTCGGCGGTCCCGGCTATGAGGGCCAGATCGCTGATATCGGTCCTGGACTTGCCATTCCGGATACCGCAGATGTTATCGATGCTACCGGGCAGGTGCTGTTGCCCGGATTGGTCGATCTGCACACGCACCTGCGAGAACCCGGCCGTGAATATGCGGAGGATATTGAAACTGGTTCGGCCGCAGCGGCTCTGGGGGGCTATACCGCGGTCTTTGCGATGGCCAATACGCACCCCGTGGCGGATAGTCCGGTGGTCACCGAACACGTCTGGCATCGCGGCCAGCAGGTAGGGCTGGTGGATGTGCACCCCGTCGGCGCGGTCACCGTCGGGTTGGCCGGTGTCGAGCTCACCGAGATGGGGATGATGAACGCCGGTGCTGCCGGGGTGCGCATGTTCTCCGATGACGGCCTGTGTGTCCACAACCCGTTGGTGATGCGCCGCGCCCTGGAATATGCCACCGGCCTGGGTGTGCTGATCGCTCAGCACGCCGAGGAGCCCCGGCTGACTGAAGGTGCGGTTGCGCACGAGGGCCCGGCCGCCGCACGGCTGGGCCTGGCGGGATGGCCCAGAGCGGCCGAGGAATCGATCGTTGCTCGGGACGCCCTGCTTGCCCGCGATGCGGGCGCCCGCGTGCACATCTGCCATGCCTCTACCGCAGGCACCGTTGAGATATTGAGATGGGCTAAAGAACAAGGCATTTCGATCACCGCCGAAGTCACCCCCCACCACTTGATGCTTGACGATGCCAGGTTGGCCAGCTACGACGGAGTCAATCGGGTCAACCCGCCGCTGCGTGAAGCCTCCGACGCCAGCGCGCTGCGCCAGGCGCTGGCCGACGGGATCATCGACTGTGTGGCAACCGATCACGCCCCGCACGCCGAGCACGAGAAGTGCGTCGAGTTTTCCGCTGCGCGCCCTGGCATGCTCGGGTTACAGACCGCGTTGTCGGTGGTGGCGCAGACCATGGTGAACCCGGGCCTGTTGACCTGGCGCGACGTCGCGCGGGTGATGAGTGAGAATCCCGCGCAGATCGTGGGCCTGCCTGACCATGGCCGCCCGCTGGCGGTGGGGGAGCCGGCCAACCTGACCGTGGTGGACCCGGACGCCACCTGGCTGGTCGCGGGCGGCGAGTTGGCCAGTCGGTCGGCCAACACGCCCTATGAGGCAATGACATTGCCCGTCACCGTCACAGTGACGCTGCTGCGCGGGAAGATCACCGCACGGGACGGGAAGAGCCCGGCATGAACTCTGGCACGCTGATCGGCTCGCTGATCTTCGCAGCCATGCTGGTGGTGTTGATCGCAGTCGTGATGCAGCTGATGATGCGCGGCTGGCGCCGCCGCGCGCAGCGTCAGGCGGAGTTGATTGGCGCTTTGCCCGATATGCCCGAGCGGGTGGGCGGGGCGACCATCAGCACGCGCGGCACGTATGTCGGATGCACATTGTCGCCGGCCTGGAACGACAGGGTCGCGTTCGGTGACCTCGGCTACCGCGGCAAGGCGGTGCTGACCCGTTATCCGGAAGGGATTTTAGTGGAGCGGGTTCGCG belongs to Mycobacterium basiliense and includes:
- a CDS encoding aspartate carbamoyltransferase catalytic subunit, producing the protein MTPRHLLAAGDLSRDDATAILDDADRFAQALVGREIKKLPTLRGRTVVTMFYENSTRTRVSFEVAGKWMSADVINVSATGSSVSKGESLRDTALTLHAAGADALIIRHSASGAARLLADWTASPSGGGPSVINAGDGTHEHPTQALLDALTIRQRLGDIAGRRVVIVGDILHSRVARSNVMLLATLGAEVVLVAPPTLLPVGVGDWPVTVSHDFDAELPAADAVLMLRVQAERMNGGFFPSVREYSTRYGLSDRRQAMLPGHAVVLHPGPMLRGMEIASSVADSSQSAVLQQVSNGVHVRMAVLFHVLVGTDSAGEEGAA
- a CDS encoding PH-like domain-containing protein gives rise to the protein MNSGTLIGSLIFAAMLVVLIAVVMQLMMRGWRRRAQRQAELIGALPDMPERVGGATISTRGTYVGCTLSPAWNDRVAFGDLGYRGKAVLTRYPEGILVERVRARPIWIPQESIAAVRTEHGIAGKVAARNGILAIRWRLPSGTEIDTGFQADNRDEYDHWLEPGMEERRR
- a CDS encoding dihydroorotase — translated: MSVLLRGVRLYGEGQPVDVLVGGPGYEGQIADIGPGLAIPDTADVIDATGQVLLPGLVDLHTHLREPGREYAEDIETGSAAAALGGYTAVFAMANTHPVADSPVVTEHVWHRGQQVGLVDVHPVGAVTVGLAGVELTEMGMMNAGAAGVRMFSDDGLCVHNPLVMRRALEYATGLGVLIAQHAEEPRLTEGAVAHEGPAAARLGLAGWPRAAEESIVARDALLARDAGARVHICHASTAGTVEILRWAKEQGISITAEVTPHHLMLDDARLASYDGVNRVNPPLREASDASALRQALADGIIDCVATDHAPHAEHEKCVEFSAARPGMLGLQTALSVVAQTMVNPGLLTWRDVARVMSENPAQIVGLPDHGRPLAVGEPANLTVVDPDATWLVAGGELASRSANTPYEAMTLPVTVTVTLLRGKITARDGKSPA